The Chloroflexota bacterium genome includes the window CAGCCCGATAGCCGGTAGCTGTCGTCTCCACCGACTCGATGCCGGCCTCGGTCAGAGGGAGCGGCAGCATGGCCACGATCGGGCCCAGGTTCGACCGCAGTTGGCTACTCAGCTCCTCGGCGGCCTGACCGATGTCGCCGGCAAGAAGCGCGTCGAAAAATGCCTGGGCGTGATCCCGTACGGCCTGCTCATCCATCGGCTCGGGTCATTATGCCCAACGCACTGCGATCCGAGTGTCACACGGTTATGACGACTTTCCCTTCGGCGTGTCCTTCTTCCAGATACCGGATGGCGTCGGGGACCTCACTCAGCGGGTAACGCCTGGCTATGACCGGGGTTAGTTTTCCGCCTTCAATGAGCTCTGTCAGCGCGAGCAGGTCCGCGCTACTGTTCTGCGACAGGAACGGGAGCATCCTCTGGCTCCCGAACCGTGACAGAAGGACCGCTCTGAGGATGCGAGTCACAGGTCCGATCCAATTGCCGGCCCCGGGGCCGACCATCACGAGAGTCCCATTCGGTTCCAAGACGCGCCTGCAATCAGGCAGCGAGCGGTTGGCCGCGACATCGAGCATCAGGTCATACCGCGCCCCGCTTCGCGTGAAGTCCTCTCGGCTATAGTCGATGACATGGTCGGCGCCGATCGATCGGACCATGTCCACGTTCCTCGTGCTGCAGACCCCGGTCACGACCCCTCCGAACACCTTGGCAAGCTGCACCGCGAAGGTGCCCACGCCTCCCGCCGCACCATTGATCAAGATCTTCTGCCCTGGCTGAATCTGTCCTTTGTCACGCAGACCCTGCAGGGCGGTCATCCCCGCGACGGGTACGGCCGCAGCTTGCTCGAACGTCAGGTTGGCCGGCTTCAGGGCGAAGTCTTGCTCTGTACCGCGAACGTACTCCGCAAATGCGCCGCCGCGGGTGCCGAACACCTCATCACCGGTCTGAAATTGGGTCACGTTCTTGCCAACCGCCTCGACGCGTCCTGCCACGTCAACGCCCGGAACTTTCCTGGTTGGTTTGCGCAGCCCTTCCCCCATCCGCGCGAGGTAGGGCAGGCCTCTCAAGAGGTGCCAGTCAAGGGCATTGACAGAAGCCGCATGCACCCGTACGAGGACGCTGTCATCGTCGACCACCGGCTTGTCGATGTCCTTCAGGCTCAGGACATCCGGGGATCCGTACCTGTCGTAGACGATCGCTTTCATGGGGTGGGTCCAATCCTTGCTGACTGCTGATTCGTACGTTGTAAGATAAGTCGTACGCTGTAAGATTGTCAAGGCCCATGGCTACCCAAACCGAACCGAGCGCAAAGACCCGATTTCCCTTGAGCAGGGACCGGGTGTTGCGCGCCGCCATCGGCCTTGCCGATGAACGCGGAATCGAGTCGGTCACCATGCGCAAGCTCGCCCAGGAGCTCGGGGTCGAGGCCATGTCGCTGTACTACTACGTGGCCAAGAAGGACGACATCCTGAACGCCATCGTCGATCTCGTCGTGAGCGAGATCGAGCTGCCGTCACCGGGAGCCGATTGGAAGGCGGCCATCCGCAAGACCGCGATCTCGGCCCACGACGTGTTGGTGCGACACCCCTGGGCGGCGAGCCTCATGTTGTCGGCAACCGGGGCCAGTCCAGCGCGATGGCGATATGTGGACGCGATTCTCGGATGCCTTCGGGGAGCGGACTTCTCGGCCGACATGACCGATGATGCGTATCACGCGCTGGACAGCCACATCACGGGGTTCACGTTGTGGGAGGTGCAGTTCCAGATCGACCCGGAGACGCTACCCGACTTGGCGGCGACCTTCCTCCGGGAGCTCCCGGCCGACAAGTACCCCCACCTCGTCGAGCATGTCCATCAGCATCTCCAAGAGCGCAGCCCGGACGATGAAGGCGCGTTCGCGTTCGGGCTCGATCTGATCCTGGACGGCCTAGAGAGAATCCGCGACACGGCCGGAGATTTGGCTGGGGCGGAAGGATTCGAACCTTCGATCTCCTGATCCAGAATCAGGCGCCGCCCCGGAGGCCCTCAGCGGCCGTCTTTAGCCAAGATTCGTGCTCAGACTCGGCCCACGCCTCGTCCTCGCATCTTCCCCTTGACAGTCGCCAGTCCTATCGGCGTTACTTGTCAGAACAACCTGTACGGACATACGGACAGAAGCCGTCTCGTGCACAGCTCCGAACCACCCAGGGTAATCATCGTGACCGGCGCGACGAGTGGCATCGGCCGAGCGGCCGCCGTGGCGCTTGCGCGCCGCGAATGGCACGTCATCGCATCGGGCCGCGACGCCGAGCGGGGTGATGCCGTCGCCGAGGAGATCTCGTCCGTTGGCAACGGCGAGTTCATCGCAGCGGACCTGTCGAAGCCCGACGCGCCGGAGCGCCTCGTCGCGGAGGTTGTCCGGCGCCATCAACGTCTCGATGGCCTCGTAAACGACGCCGGCATACATACGCTCGCGGACACCGTCGAAACCAGGCCGGAGGACTGGGACGCAATTCTCGGGGTGAACCTGCGAGCGGTATTCCTGCTCTGCCGGGCGGCCATCCCGGTAATGGCCCGTTCGGGGGGCGGCGTGATCGTCAACGTGGCGAGCGAAGCCGGTCTCGCCGCGATCCCCCGCCAGGTCGCGTACAACGTATCCAAGGCGGGCATGCTGATGCTTTCCCGCAGCATCGCCGTGGACCACGCAACGCAGGGAATCCGCGCGGTTTCCGTGTGCCCAGGGGCAACCATGACCCCCCTCGTGCGCGAGGCTATCCGGTCGGCCCCCGATCCCGAAGCGCACGAGCGCAGCCTTGCGTTCAGTCGACCTGCGCGGCGGCTAGGAACCGTCGAAGAGATCGCCACTGCCATCGCGCTCGTGGCAAGCCCGGAGTTGGAGTTCATGACCGGCTCGGAACTGGTCATCGATGGCGGCTTCACCGCCACGTGAGTAGAGGAGGACAAAGGATGTACATCATGTCGGACCGCAGCGCGACGGGTGCCGTGCTGCTGATGGTCGTGCTCGTGCTCGCCGCCTGCACCCCCAGCGCGTCTGCGCCGGCCACCGGCGACGACGCGACCCCGGGGGCGACCGAAGGCGTCAGGAAGATCGTGATCGGCTGGACGCCGCCTGACATCACGGGCGTTTTTCAGACCGCGACGGATTTCTTCGAGCTGGCTGCCGCCCAAGCGGGTGAGCACGGCATCGAGGTCGAGGTGATCTCGCGCTCGCCTGCCACACACGTGGACTTCGCCGACCAGCTCGCCATCGTCGAGGATTTCATCACGCAAGGTGTCGACGTCATCGCCATCTCGCCGGCCGATACAGAGGCCATCAAGCCTGCGATCCAGCAGGCAAATGATGCCGGCATCCCGGTGATCATGGTCAACCTGCTCGAGGAGCAGGAGGGGGTGGAGATCGCGTCGTATGTCGGGTTCGACAACACCGAAGCAGCAATGGTCTCTGGCTACGCGGTGCTCGACTACTTCGGCGGCCCTGGGGTGCTCGGAGACGGTGAGCAGATCGAGGTCGCCGATGACCAGTATCTCGATCTTGAGTGGTGGGAGTCGATCTATGAGGGGGTCGATCTCTCGGGCATCGAGGCGCGTGGGGTCATCATCGAAGGCATCGCCGGCACCTTCTTCTCGCAGACGCGAGTAGACGGGTTCAACACCGTTGTCGGAATGGCCGAGGGCGTCGAGATCCTCGCCGAGCCGATCGCCGCGGACTGGAATCGAGAGAAGGGCATTGCGGCGGCGGAGGACTTCCTGTCGCGATTCGGACCCGATGAGCTCGACTTTATCTGGGCCGCGTCGAACGAGATGGGCCTCGGCGCTATGCTCACCGCGGAGCGCCAGGGTCGTCTCGACGCGAGCGGCGGCTCGACGCCGCCGGAAGCCGGCAAAGTGTCGATCTTCACCAACGACGTGACCCCGGAGTCGACCGACGCCATCCGCGAGGGGCGCCTGATCGCGGAAACGCACCATGGGTTCCCCGAGTGGGGATGGTTCGGCACGGCCTTCGCGGTGCGTCTGGCATGCGGCCTCGACGTACCGCAGTTCGAGGACATCCGCCCACGAACGGTGTGGGAGGCGAACGCTGACCAGTTCTATCCGGAACCGCTGCTGCCGGAGATTGACTGGGACGACATCCGAGCCAACTGCGAGCGCTGACGCGATCTCGTGTCTGTCCTTGAGCTTCGCGAGATCTCGAAGGCATACCCGGGAACAGTAGCCCTCGCCGGCGTCGACCTCGATGTCGACGCCGGCGAGGTTCATGCCCTGCTCGGGGAGAACGGCGCCGGCAAGTCGACGTTGATGAAGGTAGTAGCGGGCGCCGTCCGCCCCGACGCCGGGTCGATGCGCATCGACGGTCGCGAGATACCGCTCGGGTCCCCCGCGGTCGCGCGCAGGCACGGGATCGGGATCGTGTTCCAGGAGCTGAGCCTCGTGCCCACGATGTCCGTGGGAGAGAACGTGATGCTCGGCCAATGGGAGGAGCGCCGATTCGGCGGCGTCGATGTCAGCCGAACCATCGGGCGAGCGCGCGAGTACTTAGCGCGCGTCGGTGTAGACGTAGCGCCCGAGCGTCGCGTGCGCCACCTCGGGATGGCCGAGCGCCAGCTCGTTGAGATCGCCAAGGCGCTCTCTCGCGAGGTGAAGGTCCTTCTCCTCGATGAACCCACTTCCGCCCTGTCGGAGCGCGAGTCGCACAGGCTTTTTCAGGTCGTCCGTGACCTCACGGCCCAGAACGTCGCCGTGATCTATGTCAGCCATCGTCTTCCGGAGGTTCTCGAGATCTCGAATCGGGTCACGGTCCTCCGCGATGGCAAGCTGGTGGGGTCGCTGGCCACCTCGCAGGCGTCCGAGGCCGAGCTCGCACGGCTGATGGTCGGCACCGCGCTCGATCTCAATCGGCGCACCGCCGACAGTCGGTGGCCAGCCGACCACGGTCAGCCGGTCGTTCGTGCGCGCGGTCTCGCGCGCCCGCCGCGCCTCAAGCCCTTCGATCTGGACCTGCGCGCCGGCGAAATCGCCGCCGTCTTCGGCCTCGTCGGTGCGGGCCGTTCGCGTCTGGCGCGGACGCTTTTCGGTATCGAGCCCAGCACCCAGGGGTCGCTCGAGCTGTTCGGCAGGCGCGCCGTGGTGCGATCGCCGGCTGACGCGATCGCGCTCGGCGTCGGGTACGTTGGCGAAGATCGCGCGGTCGGCTTGGTTCCTCGGATGACGGTCGCCCAGAACATCACACTGGCGTCGCTTGCGCGCCTCGGGCGCCGAGGACTACTGGATCACACCACGGAACACGAGCTCGGGAGTCGCTATGTCCGCGAGCTCAATATCCGCACGCCTTCGCTCGAGCAGCCCGTCTCGGCGCTGTCAGGTGGCAATCAGCAGAAGATCCTGCTCGCGCGCTGCCTCTGTTCGGGCGCCCGGTTCCTCATCCTCGACGATCCGGTGCGCGGGGTCGACGTGGGAGCCAAGGAAGAAGTGTTCCGCATCATTCGAAACCTCGCCGACGACGGAGTGACGATCCTGTATCTGACGTCGGAACTGCGCGAGGCGCGTGCTCTCGGTCATCGCGTGCTGGTCATGGCAGGTGGTGGAATCGTGGCTGGGTTGCCACCCAGCGCCAGCGAGGACGAGATCATGACTCTCGCAGGAGGTGCACGTGTCTGATCCCGGCTTCCGGCCCATCACGGATCGCATCCAGGCGCGTGCGGCGAAGGTGCTGCTCGGATCGGGCGGTCTGGGCGGCGCCATCTTCATCCTGGTCGTGCTGATCCTCGTCTTCGCCGTAGCGGCACCGGGATTCATTGGGACCGGCAACCTGCTCAACATCCTTCGCCAGTACTCGGTGGTCCTCATCCTGGCCGTCGGCCAGACCCTCGTCATCATTTGCGCCGGGATCGATCTCTCGGTCGCGGCGGTGGCAGCGCTTTCAGGCAGCGTCATGGGAGTGGCATACGCGCACCTTGGACTCCCCGCGCCGGTCGCCATCGGGCTGGGGCTCGCTTCGGGCTTCCTGGTCGGCGCGTTCAACGGTCTCGTGATCACCAAGTGGGGGGTCCCGGACATCATCGCGACGCTGGGGACACTCACCGCGGTCCGCGGTATCGCGCTCCTCACGACCGGCGGCCTGCCGGTCCCGGATTTCTCGCAGGTCGTCGAGGGTCGCCGCATGCCGCCAGAGGTGACTCTCTTCGGCTCCGGCGACGTCTATGGCTTCCCCTTGATCATCGTCGTGGCCGCTGCTTGCGTGCTCATCGGCTGGTTCATCCTCAACCGGACGAAGCTCGGGCGCACCATCATCGCCGTGGGCGGCAACCGCGAGGCGGCCCGGGTCTCCGGCATCGACGTCGACCGCACCAGGTTCTGGGTGTACGTCATCTCGGCGACGCTGGCGGCGGTCGGCGGGATGTTGCTCGCCGGCCGGCTCGCGTCGGCGAACGCGCTCATGGCCAACCTCATGGAGCTCGATACGATCGCTGCGGTGGTCATCGGTGGCACGGCGCTGTTCGGCGGCGAGGGACGGGTGAGCGGCACGGTCATCGGGATCTTCATCATCGGAGTTCTCGCCAACGGCTTGAACATCCTTGGCCTGTCAGACTTCTGGCAGCGCGTCGTGACCGGGCTCATCATCATCATCGTCGTGGCGATCGACCAGTGGCGGCGCCGGGTCGGCGCACGGGAATCGACATGAGCGAGCTTGGCGTCGCCCTCATCGGAGCCGGCCGAGCCGGCCTCGTCCACGGGCGAAACTTCGCAGCCGGGATCCGAGAAGCGAGGCTGCTGGCGATCGCAGATCCGGATACCGAGCGGCGAGCGGCAGCGGCCGCCGAGCTGGGCGTCGATCTGAGCTTCGCCGACCCGCTGGCGGCGGCTACGCACGATGCTATCGACGCGGTTGTCATCGCCAGCCCCACGTTCGCACACCACGACGTCGCGCTCGCCGCGCTCGAGGCGGGAAAGCACGTCTTATGCGAGAAGCCCATTGCCTCGACGCTGCAGGATGCGGTGGCGATGGCCGACGCGGCAGAGCGCTCCGGCCGGACGTTCCTCATGGGCTTCGTGCGGCGCTTCGATGCCCGCTTCCGGCGCGTCGCCGAGCGCATCGCGGCGGGTGACATCGGTGAACCGCTGTACGTGCACTCGACCGGCCGCGGACCTGGCCTCCCACCCGAATGGGCGTGGAACCCGGAGCGCTCCGGTGGACTCATCGCCGAGGTGAACTCGCACGACATCGACAGCATCCGTTGGCTTTCCGGCCAGGAGGCGACCCGCGTCTACGCCGTCGGCCGCGCCGGCAAGCGTCCCGACCTGGCGGCGTCCCACCCGGGCTTCGTGGACCTTGTGGCGGCCACGATCGAGCTGTCGGCGGGTGCGGTCGCCCACCTCGACGGCGCCTGTCCGTCGGAGTACGGCTACGACGCGCGTGTCGAGGTCTACGGAACGGAAGGCACGATTCTGGTGGGCGGGCCTACCGAGGCGACCGCCATGCTCGTACGAAAGGGCGCGGCCATCACCGATGCCGTCCGGTCGTGGCGCACGCTCTTCAGCGACGCCTATCGTGAGGAGGATCGTCACTTCATTGCCGCTGCCCTCGGGCAGGAAGAGCCGCGAACGTGCGCGCGGGACGGAGTGGACGCGCTGCGCGTCGTTATCGCGGCGAACCGCTCGATGCAGACCGGGCAACCGGTATCCATCGACGAGGTCGCGCCGTGAGAGCGGCCCGGATCGTCGGCCCGGGCGTGGCTGAGGTGGCCGAACTGCCTGACCCCACCCCTGCCGCCAACGAGGTCGTCATCGAGGTCGCGTTCGCCGCAGTGTGCAGCACCGACCGCAGGCTCGTGCGCCGTGGAGAGCTTGTCGGGCGGATTCCCGGCCACGAAATCGCGGGCCGCCTGGGTGACGGCACGCTCGTTGGCGTTCATCCGGACACGGGCTGCGGCCGCTGCCCACGGTGCGATGCAGGTCAGACGAACCGGTGTGCGCAGCGCCGCTCGGTTGGAATCGACCGGGACGGCGGGTTCGCCGAGAGGGTCGTCGTGCCTGCGGCGCACGTGATTCCCGTCGATGGTGTGCCTGCGGAGCTCGTGCCGCTGCTCGAGCCGCTCGCCTGCACGCTGCACGCCGCGACTCGCCTGCGGGCCGCGGCGGGGGAATCCGCCGTCGTCGTCGGTGGCGGGGCGATGGGGATCTTCGCGATGTGGGCGCTCCAAGCGCGCGGCCTACGCGTCTTCGTTCGCCAGCGCAGCCCACAGCGACGCCGCCAAGCCCAGGAGCTCGGTGCGACCGGCGTCATCGAGGCATCCGACGACGTGAGCGCCACCATGGATATGCCGCCGGACGTCGTCGTCGTCACCGCACCCGGTCCTGAGCCGCTCGCGTGGGCGCTGGCGCACGTTGCGGAGGGGGGTCGGGTGCACGCGTTTACCGGCAGCCCTGACGGCGCACTGGTGGACGCGAACATCATCCACTACCGACATCTCGACCTCGTCGGCAGCACTGGCTCGGGTCTTGTCGACTATCGCGATGCACTCGAACTGGTTCGCTCCGGCGCCATCGACCTCGCGCGACTGCCGAGGACGGAGATCGACCTGGAGGGTCTCCCGGCCGCCATTGCGGCACCGGGCGTCGGCGCCGCACTTCGCACCGTCGTTCGTCTGAGGAGGCAGGCCGCATGATCCCGAACATGGAGCCGTTTACGAGATCGATCGACCTGCTGTCCGGCGCGATCGCCGCGGACGCGGTCGTCGAGGACCGACGCGTCGCGGATCTGCGCGGCTACTACCTCGACGACTCTGGTGCCGAGCCAGATCGCATCATCTACCGCGTTTACGCCGTACCGGTTCCGGAGGCCAACAGCGAACTCCAATGCTCGACGACGGTGATCGAGCCCGGCCGCATCGGCCGTGAATACCACATGACTAAGGGGCACTTCCATGCGCATCGGGACCGATCGGAGGTTTACCTCGGCCTTGCGGGCGATGGATTGCTCATTCTCGCCACCGAGGACGGACGCCATCGGGTCGAGCCGATCCGCAAAGGGAGCCTGTCCTACGTGCCCGGCGGCTGGGCGCACCGGAGCGTCAACCTCGGCGATGAGCCGCTCGCGTTCTTCGCGGTCTATGTCGGAGATGCGGGCCACGACTACGCGACCGTGGCGGAGCATGGGTTCCCGGTGCGCGTGATCGAGGGCGATGACGGGGCTCCGCTGGTCAAGCAGCACCCCGGACATCGGCGCTGAGGTGCCATGCCAGTCTTCGTCGGATGCGATCTCGGAACGATGGGGAGTAAGGCCGCGGTGGTCGGGGATGATGGAACGATCCTGGGTGCGGCGCTCGAGGAGGTTCCTCTGCATCGACCGCGAGCCGGTTGGGTCGAACAGGATCCGCTTGAGATCGAGGCGTCTGCCCACCGGGTGATCCGCCGCGCGCTGGATGAGTCGGGGGAGCGCGGGGAGATCGCCGGCATCGCGTTCAGTGGCCAGATGTCGGGCATCGGGACGATCGGCGCCGGCTTCGAGCCCGTCACGCACTACGACTCCTGGCTGGATACCCGCTGCGAACCGTACATCGACCGAATGGCTGAGTGGGCAGGACGGGTTGTGGAGCTGTCCGGCTGCCCGCCGACCTACTCGCACGGTCCGAAGATGCTGTGGTGGCGGCACGAGCGCCCCGACGCGTATGCGCAGATCGAGCGCTTCGTTCCGATCGGATCGTTCGTCGCCGCGCGTCTGGCCGGCCTCCAGGTCGCCGACGCCTTCATGGATCGGACGTACCTCCACTTCACCAACCTCGCCGACACCGCCAGCGGTCAGTGGTCAGATGAACTGATCGCGCTCTTCGAGGTCGATCCGGCGCGGCTGCCCCGTCTCGTCGAACCGGTCGACGTCATCGGTGAGGTCACCGCCGAGGCGAGCTCCGCGAGCGGCCTGCCGCGCGGCACGCCGATCGCGGCCGGCGCCGGAGATACCGCGGCCTCCGCGCTGGGGGCGGCGGTCGTCCGTCCCGGACAGGCCTTCGACGCGGCCGGAACGGCCAGTGTGTTCGGCATTTGCGTGGACGGCTTCCGCCCCGATACCGCGGCGCGGACGCTGATGGCGACGCGGGGGGTCGCGCCGGGCACATTCGTCAACCTCGCGTTCGTCAACGGCGGCGGACTCGCCCTGCGCTGGTTTCGCGACGAGATTGCGTCGGACCTTGCCTCGGAGCCGGACGCCTACGCAACCCTCGATGCGCTGGCCGCGAGCGTCCCTCCGGGGAGCGAGGGCTTGCTCTGGTTCCCGCACTTTCAGGGGCGGGTGCTGCCGCCGCAGCCTCATGCTCGGGGCAGCTGGGTGGGCCTCACGTCGAGACACACCCGGGGCCATCTCTTCCGGTCACTGCTCGAGGGGATCGCCTTCGAGTACGCCGAGTGGGCACGGCTGGCGGCTGAGGCGGGCAGCGGCGACCTCCGCGAGACGCGGGCGATCGGTGGCGGTGCGGCGAGTACTTTATGGAACCAGATCAAGGCGGACGTGCTGGGCATCGACTGGATTCCTGTCGTGACGCAGGAGTGCGGCGTCCTGGGCGACGCGATCATCGCCGCCGCCGCCACCGGGCACGTGCGCGATGTGGCTTCGGCGGCAGACTCGTGGCAGAGAGCCGGCACGGCTGTGCGGCCCGATGCCGAACGCCACGCAATCTATGACCAGCTACGTAGCGCCTACCGGGCACTGGGCGTGGCGCTCACGCCGGTCTTCCGCGCGATGGTAGACGCGCCGCGGGGCGCATCGGTCGAGGAACGGAGCTGAACGTCATGCGAGTCACGGTTTTCGACATCGTCACCGGCGAGGTCAGCGCCGACGTCCGTGAGGCACCGGATTTGGATCCGGTGCCGCACCTCGACGGGCAGCCGCTCC containing:
- a CDS encoding ABC transporter permease produces the protein MSDPGFRPITDRIQARAAKVLLGSGGLGGAIFILVVLILVFAVAAPGFIGTGNLLNILRQYSVVLILAVGQTLVIICAGIDLSVAAVAALSGSVMGVAYAHLGLPAPVAIGLGLASGFLVGAFNGLVITKWGVPDIIATLGTLTAVRGIALLTTGGLPVPDFSQVVEGRRMPPEVTLFGSGDVYGFPLIIVVAAACVLIGWFILNRTKLGRTIIAVGGNREAARVSGIDVDRTRFWVYVISATLAAVGGMLLAGRLASANALMANLMELDTIAAVVIGGTALFGGEGRVSGTVIGIFIIGVLANGLNILGLSDFWQRVVTGLIIIIVVAIDQWRRRVGAREST
- a CDS encoding NAD(P)-dependent alcohol dehydrogenase, translating into MKAIVYDRYGSPDVLSLKDIDKPVVDDDSVLVRVHAASVNALDWHLLRGLPYLARMGEGLRKPTRKVPGVDVAGRVEAVGKNVTQFQTGDEVFGTRGGAFAEYVRGTEQDFALKPANLTFEQAAAVPVAGMTALQGLRDKGQIQPGQKILINGAAGGVGTFAVQLAKVFGGVVTGVCSTRNVDMVRSIGADHVIDYSREDFTRSGARYDLMLDVAANRSLPDCRRVLEPNGTLVMVGPGAGNWIGPVTRILRAVLLSRFGSQRMLPFLSQNSSADLLALTELIEGGKLTPVIARRYPLSEVPDAIRYLEEGHAEGKVVITV
- a CDS encoding TetR/AcrR family transcriptional regulator C-terminal domain-containing protein; its protein translation is MLRAAIGLADERGIESVTMRKLAQELGVEAMSLYYYVAKKDDILNAIVDLVVSEIELPSPGADWKAAIRKTAISAHDVLVRHPWAASLMLSATGASPARWRYVDAILGCLRGADFSADMTDDAYHALDSHITGFTLWEVQFQIDPETLPDLAATFLRELPADKYPHLVEHVHQHLQERSPDDEGAFAFGLDLILDGLERIRDTAGDLAGAEGFEPSIS
- a CDS encoding SDR family oxidoreductase, producing the protein MTGATSGIGRAAAVALARREWHVIASGRDAERGDAVAEEISSVGNGEFIAADLSKPDAPERLVAEVVRRHQRLDGLVNDAGIHTLADTVETRPEDWDAILGVNLRAVFLLCRAAIPVMARSGGGVIVNVASEAGLAAIPRQVAYNVSKAGMLMLSRSIAVDHATQGIRAVSVCPGATMTPLVREAIRSAPDPEAHERSLAFSRPARRLGTVEEIATAIALVASPELEFMTGSELVIDGGFTAT
- a CDS encoding glucose-6-phosphate isomerase family protein — protein: MIPNMEPFTRSIDLLSGAIAADAVVEDRRVADLRGYYLDDSGAEPDRIIYRVYAVPVPEANSELQCSTTVIEPGRIGREYHMTKGHFHAHRDRSEVYLGLAGDGLLILATEDGRHRVEPIRKGSLSYVPGGWAHRSVNLGDEPLAFFAVYVGDAGHDYATVAEHGFPVRVIEGDDGAPLVKQHPGHRR
- a CDS encoding FGGY family carbohydrate kinase, with translation MPVFVGCDLGTMGSKAAVVGDDGTILGAALEEVPLHRPRAGWVEQDPLEIEASAHRVIRRALDESGERGEIAGIAFSGQMSGIGTIGAGFEPVTHYDSWLDTRCEPYIDRMAEWAGRVVELSGCPPTYSHGPKMLWWRHERPDAYAQIERFVPIGSFVAARLAGLQVADAFMDRTYLHFTNLADTASGQWSDELIALFEVDPARLPRLVEPVDVIGEVTAEASSASGLPRGTPIAAGAGDTAASALGAAVVRPGQAFDAAGTASVFGICVDGFRPDTAARTLMATRGVAPGTFVNLAFVNGGGLALRWFRDEIASDLASEPDAYATLDALAASVPPGSEGLLWFPHFQGRVLPPQPHARGSWVGLTSRHTRGHLFRSLLEGIAFEYAEWARLAAEAGSGDLRETRAIGGGAASTLWNQIKADVLGIDWIPVVTQECGVLGDAIIAAAATGHVRDVASAADSWQRAGTAVRPDAERHAIYDQLRSAYRALGVALTPVFRAMVDAPRGASVEERS
- a CDS encoding sugar ABC transporter substrate-binding protein yields the protein MSDRSATGAVLLMVVLVLAACTPSASAPATGDDATPGATEGVRKIVIGWTPPDITGVFQTATDFFELAAAQAGEHGIEVEVISRSPATHVDFADQLAIVEDFITQGVDVIAISPADTEAIKPAIQQANDAGIPVIMVNLLEEQEGVEIASYVGFDNTEAAMVSGYAVLDYFGGPGVLGDGEQIEVADDQYLDLEWWESIYEGVDLSGIEARGVIIEGIAGTFFSQTRVDGFNTVVGMAEGVEILAEPIAADWNREKGIAAAEDFLSRFGPDELDFIWAASNEMGLGAMLTAERQGRLDASGGSTPPEAGKVSIFTNDVTPESTDAIREGRLIAETHHGFPEWGWFGTAFAVRLACGLDVPQFEDIRPRTVWEANADQFYPEPLLPEIDWDDIRANCER
- a CDS encoding Gfo/Idh/MocA family oxidoreductase, which produces MSELGVALIGAGRAGLVHGRNFAAGIREARLLAIADPDTERRAAAAAELGVDLSFADPLAAATHDAIDAVVIASPTFAHHDVALAALEAGKHVLCEKPIASTLQDAVAMADAAERSGRTFLMGFVRRFDARFRRVAERIAAGDIGEPLYVHSTGRGPGLPPEWAWNPERSGGLIAEVNSHDIDSIRWLSGQEATRVYAVGRAGKRPDLAASHPGFVDLVAATIELSAGAVAHLDGACPSEYGYDARVEVYGTEGTILVGGPTEATAMLVRKGAAITDAVRSWRTLFSDAYREEDRHFIAAALGQEEPRTCARDGVDALRVVIAANRSMQTGQPVSIDEVAP
- a CDS encoding sugar ABC transporter ATP-binding protein, which encodes MSVLELREISKAYPGTVALAGVDLDVDAGEVHALLGENGAGKSTLMKVVAGAVRPDAGSMRIDGREIPLGSPAVARRHGIGIVFQELSLVPTMSVGENVMLGQWEERRFGGVDVSRTIGRAREYLARVGVDVAPERRVRHLGMAERQLVEIAKALSREVKVLLLDEPTSALSERESHRLFQVVRDLTAQNVAVIYVSHRLPEVLEISNRVTVLRDGKLVGSLATSQASEAELARLMVGTALDLNRRTADSRWPADHGQPVVRARGLARPPRLKPFDLDLRAGEIAAVFGLVGAGRSRLARTLFGIEPSTQGSLELFGRRAVVRSPADAIALGVGYVGEDRAVGLVPRMTVAQNITLASLARLGRRGLLDHTTEHELGSRYVRELNIRTPSLEQPVSALSGGNQQKILLARCLCSGARFLILDDPVRGVDVGAKEEVFRIIRNLADDGVTILYLTSELREARALGHRVLVMAGGGIVAGLPPSASEDEIMTLAGGARV
- a CDS encoding alcohol dehydrogenase catalytic domain-containing protein; the encoded protein is MAEVAELPDPTPAANEVVIEVAFAAVCSTDRRLVRRGELVGRIPGHEIAGRLGDGTLVGVHPDTGCGRCPRCDAGQTNRCAQRRSVGIDRDGGFAERVVVPAAHVIPVDGVPAELVPLLEPLACTLHAATRLRAAAGESAVVVGGGAMGIFAMWALQARGLRVFVRQRSPQRRRQAQELGATGVIEASDDVSATMDMPPDVVVVTAPGPEPLAWALAHVAEGGRVHAFTGSPDGALVDANIIHYRHLDLVGSTGSGLVDYRDALELVRSGAIDLARLPRTEIDLEGLPAAIAAPGVGAALRTVVRLRRQAA